Proteins from one Candida orthopsilosis Co 90-125, chromosome 2 draft sequence genomic window:
- a CDS encoding Ctn1 predicted carnitine acetyl transferase, which produces MSTFQYQNQLKKLPIPDLEETCLRYLRIMEPLQTRKEHNRTKAAVEMFLKGNDNNRSQSIGRYLDDCLRKYGADQPSYIEQFWYDAYLSYDSPVVLNVNPFFLLEDDPFTQNETTSANPQIKRAATLTLSSLKFIQALKNETLSVDKLKNGKPLCMYQYSKLFGASRIPTDDGCMMQTDPDSNHIVVMSKSQFYWFDVLDSQNNIILSESELNVNFSSIIHDSLSTANTDVAKSSFGVLTTENRKLWANVRNNLIATNKVNKEVLSIIDSALFIVCLDDIELEDLSELAQNMLGGLSILDKGIQVGTCTNRWFDKLQIIITKNGKAGINFEHTGVDGHTVLRYVSDIYTDSILSFAQTINKNAPSLWKDATYNQTQTSFANEHLITIPRKLEWDLTPDLSLALRFGETRLSDLLNQNEIKHLEFRSYGSSQIKSMRFSPDAFVQMAFQATYYALYGKVECTYEPAMTKHFFHGRTEAVRTVSEESNDFVHTYFDRNATNKEKLTKLSEACKAHSMQTRLASNGEGVDRHLYALYCLWARLLKQYQQGVLNDQYGSAIPEFVGSLPPIFADAGWNKLNDAILSTSNCGNPALRLFGFGPVSANGFGIGYIIRDDSISFCVASKHRQTKRFLATLLCYLNDVESMHRNQ; this is translated from the coding sequence ATGTCTACTTTCCAATACCAaaatcagttgaaaaaattacCCATCCCTGATTTAGAAGAAACATGTTTGAGATATTTGAGAATTATGGAACCAttacaaacaagaaaagagcACAATAGAACCAAGGCTGCTGTTGAAATGTTCCTCAAGGGTAACGACAACAACAGATCTCAATCAATTGGCCGCTACCTCGATGATTGCTTACGCAAGTATGGTGCTGATCAACCAAGTTATATTGAGCAATTTTGGTATGACGCTTATTTGAGTTATGACTCGCCAGTGGTGTTGAATGTCAATCCATTCTTCCTTTTGGAAGACGATCCGTTTActcaaaatgaaacaacTTCAGCAAACCCTCAAATTAAAAGAGCAGCAACACTTACCTTATCATCTCTCAAGTTTATCCAAGCCTTGAAAAATGAGACTTTGAGTGTTGACAAGTTAAAGAATGGTAAACCATTGTGCATGTACCAATACTCGAAATTGTTTGGTGCTTCAAGAATCCCCACTGATGATGGATGTATGATGCAGACGGACCCAGACTCGAATCACATTGTTGTCATGTCCAAATCACAATTTTACTGGTTTGATGTTCTAGATTCACAgaacaacatcatcttGAGTGAATCTGAGTTGAATGTCAATTTTAGTTCAATCATACATGATTCGTTATCCACGGCCAACACAGATGTTGCAAAGTCATCATTTGGTGTTTTGACAACTGAGAATAGAAAATTATGGGCAAACGtgagaaacaatttgatagCAACCAATAAAGTCAATAAGGAAGTTTTGTCTATTATCGATTCAGCATTATTCATTGTATGccttgatgatattgaattggaagatttATCTGAATTAGCTCAAAACATGTTGGGTGGCTTGTCAATTTTAGACAAGGGTATTCAAGTGGGTACCTGTACAAACAGATGGTTTGACAAGTTGCAAattatcatcaccaaaaatGGTAAAGCTGGTATCAACTTTGAACATACAGGGGTTGATGGTCACACTGTCTTGCGATATGTTTCAGATATTTACACAGACTCTATTTTGTCATTTGCACAAACTATCAACAAGAATGCACCATCGTTATGGAAAGATGCAACCTAcaatcaaactcaaacttCTTTTGCTAATGAACACTTGATTACAATTCCAAGAAAATTGGAATGGGATTTGACACCAGATTTGTCACTTGCGTTACGTTTTGGTGAAACCAGATTATCCGATTTACtcaatcaaaatgaaatcaagCATTTGGAATTTAGACTGTATGGATCAAGTCAAATCAAGAGCATGAGATTTAGTCCCGATgcatttgttcaaatggCATTTCAAGCTACATACTATGCATTATATGGGAAGGTCGAGTGCACTTACGAGCCAGCTATGACCAAACATTTCTTCCACGGAAGAACAGAAGCAGTGAGAACCGTTTCCGAAGAgtcaaatgattttgttcacACCTACTTTGACCGCAATGCcaccaacaaagaaaaattaaCCAAACTTAGCGAAGCATGTAAAGCCCACTCAATGCAGACTAGATTGGCTTCAAATGGAGAAGGAGTTGACCGTCATTTATATGCCTTATACTGCTTATGGGCGAGACTCTTGAAGCAGTATCAACAAGGAGTCTTGAACGATCAGTATGGTAGTGCTATTCCCGAATTTGTTGGCTCACTACCACCAATATTTGCCGACGCAGGTTGGAACAAATTAAATGATGCcattttatcaacttcTAACTGTGGTAATCCTGCCTTACGTctttttggatttggacCTGTGTCTGCTAATGGATTTGGTATTGGATACATCATCAGAGACGATTCAATATCATTCTGTGTTGCGTCAAAACATCGTCAAACTAAACGTTTTCTCGCAACTTTACTTTGCTACttgaatgatgttgaaagtATGCATAGAAATCAATAG
- a CDS encoding Sko1 bZIP domain transcription factor (involved in cell wall damage response): protein MSGDPRSKFDLEPNPFERSFATKDSSLSLSTTTGHQSRNESSSEIDTVGNSSAYSNNKANLAFTGIHDPQEPPNNIQHQHQQQQQQQQQQQQQQQQSHHSHLPLQNHHPTKLPGITPPLFTPGGRRLPPLEPTSNPGTPTTNLWNSLLSASNNTTNPVTQQNGQFHPTQQNYNQFASRKTGLTPNESNLRSGLTPGGFSFGFGGQVGTGLSTPGGLLNGPITPGLSSLLGIPSGNNNMLMGISHGGVPNPGPSQMQHSQSTPPQHQPQLQPQPQPESQPQQQSHPNPLPQQLPQTAISPSINNQQLTLVPPSILPENQKFLQQPVAPLGIAPQEPPSTQQDTQPQLPTHAETTSLSHSHPSSHEASHNSSHNPSSEAIPTAANGFLLNPNTATSDSTEKSSTSSKKRKARTAAIKKPRTTKTKKTPVKVKEEPTNEKVSNGDEKENQADENPNEADESVKDNEAKHEGGKRKRSSNDEEKRKNFLERNRVAASKCRQRKKQLMQKMEDELAFYSNGYRQTSAQVTQLRAQLQKMKNILVAHKDCPALASSCGGVEHLQVILQEADQLTDNTVEAETQASSIPSTIPTTLQ from the exons ATGTCCGGAGAT CCGCGATCAAAGTTTGACCTAGAGCCAAATCCTTTTGAAAGGTCATTTGCTACAAAGGATTCTTCGTTGTCTTTGAGTACAACCACAGGCCATCAATCACGCAATGAGTCTAGTTCAGAGATAGATACGGTTGGTAATAGCTCAGCTTACTCTAACAACAAAGCTAACTTAGCATTCACTGGAATACATGATCCTCAAGAGCCACCAAATAATATACAgcaccaacaccaacaacaacaacaacaacaacaacaacaacaacaacaacaacaacaactgcatCATCTGCATCTACCTTTGCAAAACCATCATCCAACAAAATTACCTGGAATAACGCCTCCGTTATTTACACCAGGAGGGCGGAGGTTGCCGCCGTTAGAGCCTACATCAAATCCCGGAACACCCACTACCAACTTATGGAATAGCTTGTTAAGTGCATCAAACAATACGACCAACCCTGTGACTCAACAAAATGGCCAATTTCATCCAACACAACAAAACTATAATCAGTTTGCTTCGCGCAAGACTGGATTGACTCCGAACGAGTCAAACTTGAGATCAGGATTAACACCAGGAGGGTTTtcttttggatttggtgGACAAGTGGGAACTGGATTGTCAACTCCAGGAGGACTTTTGAATGGACCGATAACTCCTGGTCTATCTAGTTTGTTGGGTATTCCTTCAGGAAACAATAACATGTTGATGGGGATATCTCATGGTGGAGTCCCCAATCCAGGTCCTTCGCAAATGCAACATTCACAATCAACTCCACCACAACACCAGCCACAATTGCAACCACAACCGCAACCAGAATCACAACCGCAACAACAGTCACATCCAAACCCCTTACCACAACAGCTTCCACAAACAGCCATATCCCCATCAATAAACAATCAGCAGTTAACTTTAGTCCCCCCTTCGATCCTACctgaaaatcaaaaattccTCCAGCAGCCAGTTGCGCCGCTTGGAATAGCCCCTCAAGAACCACCATCAACCCAACAAGACACCCAACCTCAACTTCCTACGCATGCAGAGACCACTTCTCTTTCGCATTCTCACCCTTCATCTCATGAGGCATCACATAACCTGTCCCATAATCCATCTCTGGAGGCGATACCAACTGCGGCAAATGGCTTCTTACTTAATCCAAACACAGCAACTAGCGATCTGACGGAGAAATCATCTACGTcatcaaagaaaaggaaagcAAGGACTGCAGCTATTAAGAAACCCAGAACTACCAAAACTAAGAAGACTCCAGTAAAGGTGAAAGAAGAGCCGACAAATGAAAAGGTTCTGAATGGTGACgagaaagaaaatcaaGCTGATGAGAATCCCAATGAGGCAGATGAAAGCGTAAAGGATAATGAAGCCAAGCACGAGGGAGGTAAGAGAAAGAGATCCAGCAATGACGAAGAAAAGCGGAAAAACTTTCTCGAAAGGAATAGAGTTGCTGCATCCAAATGTCGACAAAGGAAGAAACAACTAATGCAGAAGATGGAGGACGAGTTGGCGTTCTATTCTAATGGCTATAGACAGACAAGTGCACAAGTAACCCAACTTCGCGCGCAGTTacaaaagatgaagaacATCTTAGTGGCTCATAAAGATTGTCCAGCCTTGGCACTGTCttgtggtggtgttgaACACTTGCAAGTCATTCTTCAGGAGGCAGATCAACTTACAGATAATACTGTGGAAGCCGAGACGCAAGCAAGCTCGATCCCCTCAACTATCCCAACAACCCTTCAATGA
- a CDS encoding Cis2 protein (role in regulation of biogenesis of the) — translation MKGKSSNIRRTRYGLLLLPALLLISLTSIKLPVNHSWPEFPVDIVRADPYLTIQKATDDPLLDKIGQPDLHPSKQHLHEGSKAMVASDVPVCSTMGKAILLKGGNAADAAVTVALCIGSINAHSSGIGGGGFILSRNVDKGDVISIDAREMAPSLASKNMFGKSFVLSKIGGLAIAIPGELKGLDELYKQHGSGRLSWKQLFDPVIQLNERGWNCSKVFETVVAKEDELVLSRVPVLKKMWDFIFTESGKLVKEGDFIQRKNYARTLRLIANNGSSDIFYDPEGPIVPSLVDTIAEWGGIITPQDFSNYKVNVEEPLTSYIYGRTLYTSNGISSGISLIAGLNFFHAVYNGSDDAVSFNHKLIESFKWSSSVRTRLGDISDRQKVLEKYCGDGWINEVLEQDKFSENETFPWSNYDPKYDMVDPQGTSHFSIVDEDDNSVAMTTTVNLLFGSMIYDKNTGIVLNDQMDDFSQPNVSNAFNLTPSIYNFVQPGKRPLSSTSPTIITYNNKSDLVIGAAGGSRITNTILQAIVRMYYRNTGLLETIAYPRMHHQLIPEDVMSENITTFAEEFKGHGIVHKLEAKRHTFLETGALTAMNGIKRITDGTLQGVSDYWRKRGEADGY, via the coding sequence atgaaagGAAAATCTAGCAATATCAGACGTACAAGGTATGGATTGCTACTCCTTCCTGCTTTGTTATTGATATCATTGACATCTATCAAGCTACCAGTCAACCACCTGTGGCCAGAATTTCCAGTTGATATAGTTCGAGCTGATCCATATCTCACCATCCAGAAAGCCACGGATGACCCACTACTTGATAAAATTGGCCAGCCGGATTTACACCCTTCGAAGCAGCACTTACACGAAGGTAGTAAAGCAATGGTTGCAAGTGACGTTCCCGTATGCTCTACTATGGGTAAGGCCATCTTATTGAAGGGAGGCAACGCTGCCGACGCTGCAGTTACAGTTGCTTTGTGCATTGGATCTATAAACGCACATAGTTCAGGAATTGGCGGAGGTGGGTTTATTTTAAGTAGGAATGTGGACAAAGGGGACGTCATCAGCATAGATGCTAGAGAAATGGCACCATCATTGGCATCAAAGAATATGTTCGGAAAATCATTTGTATTGAGTAAAATCGGTGGTCTTGCTATTGCAATTCCCGGGGAGCTCAAGGGACTAGACGAGCTTTACAAACAGCATGGAAGTGGTCGTCTATCATGGAAGCAGTTGTTTGATCCAGTAATCCAGTTGAATGAGAGAGGATGGAATTgttcaaaagtttttgaaactgtAGTTGCAAAGGAAGACGAGTTGGTGTTATCACGAGTACCagttttgaagaaaatgtgGGATTTTATATTCACTGAGAGTGGCAAGCTCGTTAAAGAGGGTGATTTTATCCAACGTAAGAATTACGCAAGGACATTGAGATTGATTGCCAACAATGGAAGTAGCGATATCTTTTACGATCCAGAGGGTCCAATTGTTCCATCTTTAGTTGATACAATTGCTGAATGGGGTGGTATTATCACACCACAGGACTTTTCCAACTACAAAGTAAATGTTGAAGAGCCGTTGACTTCATACATCTACGGTCGTACCCTTTACACTAGCAATGGGATTTCATCGGGGATTTCTCTAATTGCTGGCTTGAACTTTTTCCACGCTGTTTACAATGGATCAGACGATGCGGTTTCGTTCAACCATAAATTAATTGAAAGTTTCAAATGGTCCAGTTCAGTTCGAACTCGTTTAGGCGATATATCGGATAGACAAAAGGTGTTGGAGAAGTATTGTGGTGATGGATGGATCAATGAAGTCTTGGAACAGGATAAATTTTCCGAAAATGAAACATTTCCATGGAGCAATTACGATCCAAAATATGATATGGTTGATCCTCAAGGTACTTCAcacttttcaattgttgatgaagacgaCAATTCAGTTGCAATGACCACAACAGTGAACTTGCTCTTTGGATCAATGATCTATGACAAAAACACGGGAATAGTTCTTAACGATCAAATGGATGATTTCAGTCAACCAAACGTGAGCAATGCATTTAATTTAACCCCATCTATATACAATTTTGTCCAACCTGGAAAGAGGCCATTAAGCtcaacatcaccaaccATCATAACCTATAATAACAAAAGTGATTTAGTTATCGGTGCAGCCGGTGGTAGCAGAATCACGAATACAATTCTTCAAGCAATCGTGAGAATGTATTATAGAAACACCGGGTTACTCGAGACTATTGCTTACCCTAGAATGCATCACCAGTTGATACCTGAAGATGTAATGAGTGAAAATATTACCACATTTGCAGAAGAATTCAAGGGACATGGTATTGTACATAAGTTGGAGGCCAAAAGGCATACATTCTTGGAGACTGGGGCATTGACAGCAATGAACGGAATAAAAAGGATAACGGATGGCACATTGCAAGGTGTTAGTGACTACTGGAGAAAACGTGGAGAGGCCGATGGATATTGA
- a CDS encoding Msb1 regulator of transcription: protein MLKHKAKFRDLELPSLPLESRSKRTTDSGIIYQDQFTRKNLKSVLHLITQELKKRGTKTPHIFLPFRSKIKDFKLNELLLQLMPQGKLIQDVTKCKQICSATDEFTLMCCLKYFWARLPNSEIIGYEVYREFKKKEAEQNYPKNAFLTIMPKCLSSPAHASIVYDFLDLILSITSNTPYNNLSGRKISKMAGLWAFNPQRSISTSIFSDDSIEAEHDFVEGINNWKKTTDAMFHLVLAFLRAMLPENNAETLKLPKTLQSLLVTSKYPPSSERESARSINIPCVCVTTTKPSATVYDLISKVRHSLTFDKKDMFSKENYTILRNVFEKKSTSEIVDAFTEESRRIIERITEDPIDNNFNLKPGWACPTISAKLSKKDVSLITRVNIKDVSIQDYFIWAWLSSLASDQPPSVKKTFGRSIVVEVEVLGFQKWIVVTEKTMDDEAYSFERKLLSKEAVRKKDENTPLPPIPAESISYSIEKKSLPLPPVPTNLTPDREQGAYDTSPEPVLPQELIDVYEQFEQSFGEEDLIYPNSVDAGELMRREQMCGSNDAEPDLSDVSSRFTKVTVGDMYASNKSGTPTRKAPPELNVEFSPNRSVPSKSSSVPAIPGSFETSDGPDHQDAVQQAPVDSGQTHLGAESSTYQVKSMLIYSNEDAKERKRKKKEKKLQKQAEAAQLAAAQAAGFSGTILPLDLPPPVIGSWESLAPPGLSEPIDQPQVRLTPLLPNKDAFLDSVGSPGSMDKNKSLPVLTDEPNDRDPHGTVSNDTSSSIPMHLETVHDEYHGIKSPMLDRPSASPEVYTQVVTEEVPIGNKSPVYAEEPYSQIVSPQIASSMQVPHNKRNPSFSKQTASSPTVVRPPPHTHNGHDTHTLVREAYEMHENEHHSVLSTIGTQSAHSDSNGGVMSDMAHMNNLGPMKHHKRISPAPSSHSARSGSPLLQNQSSGINGHYPRNYDSSRSSGGSNTSQSLVPQPTQQSVTQTIHQPMQQPMQQPMQQPMQQPMQQPVQQPMGQFYPQPVQHPIYQQPMRSQMSSQMPPQMPQTTYAQPIYRSYPPGGYQSQFQPAPGWRHQPPPGGPSHHSANGIAAPASMNMVPVGVKHNKNKVANKANLRHALIDGNYGI from the coding sequence ATGTTGAAACATAAAGCTAAATTTCGTGATCTTGAGCTACCGAGCTTACCCCTAGAAAGTCGCTCTAAAAGAACTACCGATTCAGGAATCATATACCAAGACCAATTCACAAGGAAGAACTTGAAATCCGTTCTACATTTAATAACACAAGAGCTAAAGAAGAGAGGGACCAAGACACCACACATCTTCTTACCTTTCAGGTCGAAAATTAAAGATTTcaagttgaatgaattgCTACTACAACTTATGCCACAAGgaaaattgattcaagatGTTACAAAATGCAAACAGATATGTCTGGCAACAGATGAGTTTACGCTAATGTGTTGTCTTAAATACTTTTGGGCGAGGTTACCAAATAGTGAAATTATCGGATATGAAGTATATCGTGAgtttaaaaagaaagaggCGGAGCAAAATTATCCCAAGAACGCATTTTTAACTATCATGCCCAAATGTTTATCTTCCCCTGCTCATGCATCCATTGTCTACGACTTCcttgatttgatcttgaGTATCACATCAAATACTCCATATAACAACTTAAGCGGGAGAAAAATCAGCAAAATGGCTGGTCTTTGGGCCTTCAATCCACAAAGAAGCATCAGTACGTCAATTTTCTCAGACGATAGCATTGAAGCAGAACACGATTTTGTAGAAGGTATAAACAACTGGAAAAAGACAACGGATGCAATGTTTCACTTGGTGTTGGCGTTCTTGCGAGCAATGTTACCAGAAAACAATGCTGAAACATTAAAATTGCCAAAGACTCTACAAAGTTTGCTCGTTACGTCCAAGTATCCTCCGTCATCCGAAAGGGAAAGCGCACGGAGTATTAATATACCTTGTGTATGCGTGACTACCACGAAACCCTCGGCCACTGTCTACGATTTGATTAGCAAAGTACGACACAGCTTgacatttgataaaaaagACATGTTTTCCAAAGAAAATTATACCATATTGAgaaatgtttttgaaaagaaaagcaccagtgaaattgttgatgcgTTTACAGAGGAATCAAGAAGGATTATTGAGCGAATCACCGAGGATCCAATTGACAATAACTTCAACTTGAAACCAGGTTGGGCTTGTCCGACCATAAGTGCAAAACTTTCTAAAAAAGATGTGTCTTTGATCACACGCgtcaatatcaaagatGTATCGATTCAAGATTACTTCATTTGGGCTTGGTTATCCTCCCTTGCCAGTGACCAACCACCGCTGGTCAAGAAAACATTTGGTAGAtctattgttgttgaggtgGAAGTTTTaggttttcaaaaatggataGTTGTCACGGAGAAAACAATGGATGATGAAGCATATTCTTTTGAACGTAAGCTTTTGCTGAAGGAGGCCGTGCGTAAGAAGGACGAGAATACTCCATTACCTCCGATCCCTGCGGAGAGTATCTCTTATTCGATTGAGAAAAAGCTGTTACCATTGCCCCCAGTGCCAACAAACTTAACTCCTGATAGGGAACAAGGTGCTTATGACACCTCTCCTGAGCCTGTGTTGCCTCAGGAACTCATTGACGTTtatgaacaatttgaacaactGTTTGGTGAGGAGGACTTAATCTACCCCAACTCTGTAGATGCAGGAGAATTGATGCGTCGAGAACAAATGTGTGGATCCAACGATGCAGAGCCTGACTTGAGTGATGTTTCCTCGAGGTTTACAAAAGTTACAGTGGGTGACATGTACGCTTCTAATAAGAGTGGAACTCCAACTCGAAAAGCGCCACCTGAGCTTAATGTGGAGTTTTCGCCAAATCGTCTGGTACCATCAAAGAGCTCTCTGGTTCCTGCAATCCCTGGGCTGTTTGAGACTCTGGATGGACCCGATCATCAAGATGCAGTACAGCAGGCTCCAGTGGATTCTGGACAAACTCACTTGGGTGCCGAGTCGTCCACTTATCAAGTGAAAAGTATGTTGATTTATTCCAATGAAGACGCCAAAGAAaggaagagaaagaaaaaagagaagaaattacaaaaacagGCAGAAGCTGCCCAGCTTGCGGCCGCCCAAGCTGCTGGATTTTCAGGCACCATTTTACCACTCGATTTACCTCCCCCAGTTATAGGTTCATGGGAGTCGTTAGCTCCACCAGGATTGAGTGAACCGATAGATCAGCCTCAAGTACGGCTAACACCATTACTCCCGAATAAGGATGCATTTTTAGATAGTGTTGGTTCCCCTGGAAGTATGGATAAAAATAAGTCATTGCCTGTACTCACTGATGAACCAAATGATAGAGATCCCCATGGAACTGTATCAAATGATACGAGTAGCTCGATTCCAATGCATTTAGAGACAGTTCATGACGAGTATCACGGAATCAAGTCGCCTATGTTGGATAGACCTAGTGCATCTCCAGAAGTGTACACGCAAGTCGTCACAGAAGAAGTACCCATTGGAAATAAACTGCCAGTCTATGCTGAAGAGCCTTACTCTCAAATTGTGTCTCCTCAAATTGCGTCATCAATGCAAGTCCCtcacaacaaaagaaatccttcattttcaaaacaaactgCTTCATCACCAACGGTTGTTCGTCCCCCCCCTCACACACACAATGGCCATGACACCCATACGTTGGTAAGAGAAGCCTATGAGATGCATGAAAATGAACATCATCTGGTACTTAGCACCATTGGCACACAAAGTGCTCACAGCGACTCAAATGGTGGTGTAATGTCTGATATGGCACACATGAACAATTTAGGTCCTATGAAGCATCACAAGCGTATATCGCCAGCACCCTCTCTGCATCTGGCTCGACTGGGGTCTCCtttgttgcaaaaccaGAGTAGTGGAATTAACGGACACTACCCAAGAAATTATGATTCAAGCAGGTCGTCTGGAGGTTCCAATACGAGTCAGCTGTTAGTACCACAGCCCACTCAGCAATCAGTTACACAGACAATACATCAACCCATGCAACAACCCATGCAACAACCCATGCAACAACCTATGCAACAACCTATGCAACAACCAGTGCAACAACCTATGGGCCAGTTTTATCCACAACCAGTGCAGCACCCAATTTACCAACAACCTATGCGCAGTCAGATGCTGTCACAAATGCCACCACAAATGCCGCAGACGACCTATGCACAACCAATATACCGGTCATATCCTCCAGGTGGGTACCAGTCGCAATTCCAGCCTGCTCCTGGTTGGCGTCACCAACCTCCACCTGGCGGTCCAAGCCATCATCTGGCTAATGGTATAGCAGCACCTGCTTCGATGAATATGGTTCCTGTAGGAGTAAAGCATAATAAAAACAAGGTCGCCAATAAAGCTAATTTACGACATGCTTTGATCGATGGTAATTATGGGATCTAG